Below is a window of Capsicum annuum cultivar UCD-10X-F1 unplaced genomic scaffold, UCD10Xv1.1 ctg82290, whole genome shotgun sequence DNA.
CAAGAAGTCCAGCAATGACAATAATAGAGAGAGGTAATCCTCGACATTGTTGTACGATATGCTTCCCTAATTCTTCTAGATGAGAAGGATAGGATTCTTCTATAAATAGTCTTTCACTAAATAAATTCCAACTATCATCTAGACTTAGAAAAGACATATCATGAGGAGGGAAATCAAGGCTTACATAATCGGCAACATACTTGAGCCGAGTAGTTAATAAGATTCTACTTTTGTTGTTATCATTTGGAAATATTCTTTGGATTTGATCCCAAGCCTCAGTACTCCAAATATCATCTGTGACAATTAGGAATCTCCTACCTTTGAGACCTCTATACACAATCTCCATTAGTTGATCATTGCTCATTTCTTGATTGCTGTACGTCCTATCTCGACTAATCGAAGATACAAGTTCAAGAAGCACTTGTCTCTCATTATATTCTTCAGAGACAGTGACCCATGCACATGTATCAAATCGGGGTCGAATCGATGAATCATCATAGACTTTTCTAGCAAGGGTTGTCTTACCAATACCGCCCATACCAACAATTGACACGACAGTCAGCTCATCTATCTGCGCAATTAGGCGATCTATTATGGAGTTAAAGTCATCCACCATTCCGAAAACAGTACCATTTTGGTCAGCTGCATGCCATCTTAATGAGGAAGAAGTTGTTGCTTCTGCAGATCTGGTTCCATGCTTAACAAACTCGATCTGCATCACCTCCTTCCTGAGATAACCAACTTCTTTTTCCACTTCTTGTAATTCTTCTTGGAAGGCTTTACAAGTCCTTTCTCGGTTGTCTCCATTAAATTAATTCTTTTActattaaattaatcttcaatcTCTAGTTCTGTTCtcaaaaaactacaaaaagaacATGAGACCTCACATGTTCATCTTAGGAATATTGAATAAATTAGGAATATCAGCAACATAAAGAATTCTTTTTTCCACAACTCTTTTTCTTCTAAATTTATGCAGCAGCATAAATAGAGAAATTACAATGTGTCTTGGCAAATATATGCAGCAACATACATCAAATCACATTTGAGAAATCAAAATGTGTCTTGGATGGATGCCTCTGACGCTAAGGACTATCTCAACTTGAATTGCGAATGACATGAACAGTTCTTAGAAAAGTTACGTCCAAAACTTAAGGACTATTTCAATTGATCAAATCTGCGGACTGTGGAAATGATGACGGATTTACAAGTACTTTCTCGGAGACAATCAACAATGCGATGATCAATTATATTCCTTCCTGTTGATCTAGCTGAGGAACAAGTtctcaattttttatatttgctCCCCTCATTGTTAAAGTTGATCTGCATCATTTCTTTCCTGGGAAAACTTCTTTTTCCACCTTTTTCATATAACACTTGACAAGTCATTTCTTGGAATACTCGAGAACCTGCTAAAATGATGGCTCTTAGGCTTGAATCGACCGCATTTGTCTACTTTTCACACTGCATCTCCAGCGTATGCATAAGTTAAGAGATAAGAGAATAAACAATTTCCTCTGAGTGTGAGGAGATGTGAAGTTTGGTTAGAATAGTTTGAGAACATTCGACACAGTATATGCTGGAAAGTCCAATAAGATAGAGCTAAGTTGAGATACGAAAACAAGTTAATGGGAAAGGCCACAAAGCTACTGCACCTACCTAGCTAGAAA
It encodes the following:
- the LOC124895454 gene encoding putative late blight resistance protein homolog R1A-10, with the translated sequence MTCQVLYEKGGKRSFPRKEMMQINFNNEGSKYKKLRTCSSARSTGRNIIDHRIVDCLRENNRERTCKAFQEELQEVEKEVGYLRKEVMQIEFVKHGTRSAEATTSSSLRWHAADQNGTVFGMVDDFNSIIDRLIAQIDELTVVSIVGMGGIGKTTLARKVYDDSSIRPRFDTCAWVTVSEEYNERQVLLELVSSISRDRTYSNQEMSNDQLMEIVYRGLKGRRFLIVTDDIWSTEAWDQIQRIFPNDNNKSRILLTTRLKYVADYVSLDFPPHDMSFLSLDDSWNLFSERLFIEESYPSHLEELGKHIVQQCRGLPLSIIVIAGLLGKMEPTHDNWKKVEENLNSFFVSIYEQCQTIFSMSYNWLPQHLKACFLYIGGFPEDEEISVPKLIRLWIAEQFVKERKDK